In Erigeron canadensis isolate Cc75 chromosome 1, C_canadensis_v1, whole genome shotgun sequence, a single window of DNA contains:
- the LOC122583857 gene encoding protein LIGHT-DEPENDENT SHORT HYPOCOTYLS 1-like, whose product MDLTNTSSSSSSSPSRYESQKRRDWDTFGQFLRNNKPPLSFPNFNPSHVLEFLHYLDQFGKTKIHIQTCPYFGVPNPPTACPCPFRQAWGSLDALVGRLRAAYDEHGGDPEVNPFGAPEVRRFLREVRDFQARSRGISYEKKRKRPKKSQQQEDDPNEP is encoded by the coding sequence ATGGACTTAACAAATacctcatcatcttcttcatcttcaccTAGTCGTTACGAAAGCCAAAAACGACGAGATTGGGATACATTTGGGCAGTTTTTAAGAAACAACAAACCACCACTTTCTTTCCCTAATTTTAACCCTAGTCATGTACTTGAGTTTTTACACTATCTTGATCAATTTGGAAAAACTAAAATCCATATCCAAACATGTCCTTATTTTGGAGTACCAAACCCACCTACAGCTTGCCCGTGTCCTTTTCGTCAAGCTTGGGGCAGTCTTGATGCACTCGTTGGTCGGCTTCGGGCAGCTTATGATGAACATGGAGGAGACCCGGAGGTAAACCCATTTGGTGCACCCGAAGTGAGGCGGTTTTTGAGAGAAGTTCGTGATTTTCAAGCCCGGTCAAGAGGGATTAGTTACGAGAAGAAGCGAAAACGGCCAAAGAAGTCGCAGCAACAAGAGGATGATCCAAATGAACCCTAA